In Roseicyclus marinus, the genomic window GTGACCGATTGCAGCTGCAGCGCGATATAGGGGGTTGCCCCCAGCACCGAGAGGGCCGTGACCAGCGCCGCAAGCGCGCCCGATTTGCCGTAGCGGCTGGAAATCATGTCGGCGATGGAGGTGATCCGCTGCGCGCGCCCGATCCGCACCATTTTCCTGAGCAGCCAGAACCAGCCGATGAAGATCAGCGTCGGCCCGAGATAGATCGTGAGAAATTCAAGACCCGTGCGCACCGCCGATCCGACCGCGCCGTAGAATGTCCAGGCGGTGGTGTAGATCGACAGGGACAGCGTGTAGGTGATGGGCGAATTGAGCCAGCCCGCCTTGCCTTCGGCGGCGCGTTTCTCGGCCAGAAAGGCGATGCCGAACAGCATCAGCACATAGAGCACGCAGACCGCGACAAGACCGTCGAAGCTGAGCATCAGCTGCCCCCTTCGCGGTCGGGGACGGGCGGCGCGGCGGTCGGGTCGGGGCGGTCGGTGCGCATCAGCGCCTGCGACAGGATACCGGCCAGAACGATCAGACCCAGCCAGACGCTGAAATAATAGATGAGCCAGCCCGACAGAAGGCCGCTGCCTGCCGGATCCTCGCCGCGGATGAAGCTGGGACCGAAGAAGAGCACGAGGCCCAGAACCGGCAAGAGCCGCGCGGCATCTTGCAGGCGCGCCTGCCGGTAGGTCCGACGTTCGAGGAAGAGCCGCCGCGGCACGAGGGTCGCCCTAGCCCGCGCCGCGCGCCCGGTCGAGCGCACCCGCAGCCAGCTGCTCGATGGTGGCCACGAGATCGGCGTTCGAAAAGGGTTTGGTCAGGTAGGCCGAGGCCCCCAGTTCCAGCGCGGTGTCGCGGTCGCGCGCCTGGCCCCGGGCGGTCAGCATCAAGACCGGAAGATGCTCGGTCCGGGGATCGGCGCGCAGGTCGCGCAGGATGTCGAGACCCGAGCGCCCCGGCAGCATCACGTCCAGCACCACGATATCGGGAATGATCCGGCGCACCGCGTCAAAGGCGGTTGCGCCATTGCCATGGCCCTGCACGTCCCATCCCGCACGGGACAGGATGAAGGTGATGGCCTCGAGGATGTTTCCCTCATCCTCGATCAACAGGATCCGTCCGCCCACGGCTGTCCTCCCTCCGCCTTGGGTTGAGGGAGTGTGCAGCGCGGCGGGGAATTAGGCAATGGGCATGACGGCGGGCATGACGGCGCGGCGCGATGGCGTGTCGGACCGGGCCTGTTCCGCCCCCAGCCGCCCCCAGCCACGGTGCGGGGCCGGGCGTCAGCGGCGCGCGGGGCAGTCGCGCCTTGGGCAGAGGTGGCAGCCTGGACCAGCGGCGATGGCGTCCCCCGCAGTTCCGGGCGGGGCAGGCGCGACCAGCATCACCGCCTGCATCACCGGCACCGCGCCGAACCCCGCAGGGGCCACGGGTTGGCTGACGGCCCAGGCCCGGAAGCGCGCGCCTTGCGGCATCTCGATCAGCGCCGCTTCGGGCTGGCCGGGGCGCGACAGGGCGCGATAGAGCGGCCAGAGCGGGCAGCCCGCCCCGAAGCGCGGGATGGAAAAGGCCGTCAGGCGACGGCGGAAGATGAGCGCACCCGCCGCATCGCAGACCGCAAGACCGAAGGGCGGCGCGCCCTCGCCCGTCATGGTCTGCCGGGGCAGCGTGGCCAGACGGCGCAGGACCAGCGCGACATCCCCCTGCCCCAGGTGCAAGAGCGCGGCCGGGTCATGGCCGGACGCCTCGGCGGCGGGTTGGATCACGGCGAGCGGCAGGCGCGCGGCATCGGCCGCATAGGCCCGCAGCCAGCGTTCGGCCAAGGCCCGCGTGGCGGGATCATCCATCCCCGCCGCCCGACCGAGCACGGCGGGGATCGCCGCCGCGCCCATCGTCTCGATCCGGGGGAAATGATGATCGGCGGCTTCGAACATCGCCTCCACCGTCTCGATGGGGGTGGAGGCCGCGCGCGGGCCGGTTTCCTCCTCCGCCTCGAAATGGCCCAGAAGGGCCGTGGCCCTGAGCGACAGGCGCTCGGCCTCTTCGTGGAGGTTGCGGTGAAAGCGGGTGCGCCATGCCGGGTCGATGTCGGGTTCGCGCACGAGGATGTCGGCGGTCGAGCGGATGGCCGCGACTGTCGAGAGAACCTCGTGCATCGCATCGGCCAGCACCGGATCATGGCCGAGCCGGTCGCGCAACCCTTCGACCAGGGCCTCGAGGCCGGCGTTGCGGCGCTGTTGGGCGGCAATCAGGCCGGCCCAGCCGGGAAAGCGGCCTGCCAGTTCATCGATCCGGTCGGTTTCGGGGGCGGGGCCGAAGCTGGTGGGCAGCGCCGCCGCCGAGGACTGCAGGGCATCTTGCAGGCTCGCATCCGCCCCTTCGGAGAGATGCGCAGGCTCCACCGCCAAGGCGCGGGCGATGGAAACCAGAAGCTTGCCCCCGATCCGGCGCCGATTGTGTTCGATCAGGTTGAGATAGGAGGGCGAGATCGCGACCTGCCGGGCGAGATCGGCCTGTTTCAGTCCCATGACCAGACGCCGCTCGCGGATGCGGGAGCCGGTCAATTGCGCGCGGCGCGGTGTGGGGCTGGCCTGAACCATGGGGCGACCTGTGCGGGCGGGGGCCCGTTTGACAGGAAAATCCATGTTAGAACGGGGTTTGTCCAGAGATTTACAAGCGCCCCGCCCGCGCGCGCCCGCAAAATGCGGGGCAATTGACGGGTCGGGTTGGCGGGGGCGGGGTGCGGCTGGCATCTTGTGGGCGGTGGGGGCCGTTCCGGAACGGAGGCCCGAGATGGTGAATGTCAGTCTTGCCCCGGTGGCGCAGAGCCTTGGGGCGCAGACGCCCGCGACACAGGAGGCGGCGCGGCCGGCCGATGGCGGGGGCGCGCCGGCGGGGGGCTTGCCCGACCTGGGGGCGCAGGCGGTCACGGCCGCGACCAAGGGCAAGGCGGCGCGCCATGATCCGGCCCCCCTGCCGCCCGCAAGGCCCCTGCCCGCGCCGATCAAGGGATTGGGGGTCTTGCCGCTCGACACGCGGCAGGTGGGCGATCAGGACCGGCCCGATGGCGGCCTGCGGCCCGCGCTGGACCTGCGGCGGTGAAACGCGCACGGCCCCGGAGGGGTCCGGGGCCGTGGCAAGGGCTTGTGGATCGGGGCGGGCTCAGTTGCCCAAGGCCGCCTCGGTCACGGCATGGGTCCATGCGCCCATGGGCTCGGTGGTGATGACGGCATCGCCGCCTTCGAGAAGGGTGCGCACGGTGCGCTCGTAGCTTTCGACATCGAGCGTGCCGTTGCCGCCTTCGACGAGCAGCGCGACTTCGCCCATCATGCGGAGCTGGTGCTGTTCGGTCTGGGCGCCGGTTTCATCGTAGTCGAGCACGATCATCGCGGCTTCGGTCGGGTTGGCGGCGGCCCATTCCCAGCCGCGCATGGAGGCGCGGACGAAGCGGACCATCTTGTCGAAGAAGGCGGGATCATCGAGATTTTCCTCGAGCACCCAGATCCCGTCTTCGAGCGTGTCGACGCCGTAATCGGAATAGCGGAAGGTCACCAGTTCCTCGGGCGAGACGCCGGCATCGATGATCTGCCAGTATTCGTTGTAGGTCATGGTCGAGATGCAATCGGCCTGACGCTGGAGAAGCGGATCGACGTTGAAGCCTGCCTGCAGGAGCGTGACGCCGTTTTCCGACCCGTCGACCGGGATGCCCAGCTGGTTCATCCAGCCCATGAACGGATATTCGTTGCCGAAGAACCAATGCGCGACCGTATGGCCCGCCAGATCGGCAGGTTCGGCGATGCCCGCATCGGCCCAGCACGACAGCATCAGGCCCGAGCGCACGAAGGGCTGGGCGATGTTCACGACGGGCAGGCCGCGTTCACGGGCGGCAAGGGCCGAGGGCATCCAGTTGAGCATGGCATCCGCGCCGCCACCGGCCAGAACCTGCGGGGGGGCGATGTCGGGGCCGCCGGGCAGGATGGTGACATCGAGGTTTTCTTCCTCGTAATAGCCGTTCTCGAGCGCGACGTAATAGCCCGCGAACTGGGATTGGGTGACCCATTGCAGTTGCAGGCGCACCTCGTCCTGCGCCTGTGCCGTGGTGGCGGCGAGGCCAAGGGCGATGGCCGGGATCAATGTCTTTTTCATCTTGGTTCTCCTGTTGGTCGTGGTCTTGGTCTTGGTCTTGGTCGTTCGTGCCGTCACCCGCGCCGTTGCGAGGGATGCCAGAAGGTCAGCCGTTTCTCGATCAGGGCCACGAGGCCGTAAAAGCCCGAGCCCGCAAGCGCCGCCACCGCGATTTCCGCCCAGACCATATCCATGGCAAGGCGTCCCATCTCGATCTTGATGCGAAAGCCCATGCCGACGGTGGGAGAGCCGAAAAATTCGGCAACGATGGCCCCGATGAGCGCAAGGGTCGTGCAGATCTTCAACCCGTTGAAGATGAAGGGCATGGCGGTGGGCAGGCGCAGTTTGACGAGCGTCTGGCCGTAGCTGGCGGCATAGGTGCGCATCAGGTCGCGCTGCATCTGGTCGCTGGCTTTCAGCCCCTGCACGCAATTCACGAGCATGGGGAAAAAGACCATGGCGACCACGACCGCGGATTTGGATTGCCAGCCAAAGCCGAACCACATGACGAAGATGGGGGCGGTGCC contains:
- a CDS encoding helix-turn-helix transcriptional regulator, whose amino-acid sequence is MVQASPTPRRAQLTGSRIRERRLVMGLKQADLARQVAISPSYLNLIEHNRRRIGGKLLVSIARALAVEPAHLSEGADASLQDALQSSAAALPTSFGPAPETDRIDELAGRFPGWAGLIAAQQRRNAGLEALVEGLRDRLGHDPVLADAMHEVLSTVAAIRSTADILVREPDIDPAWRTRFHRNLHEEAERLSLRATALLGHFEAEEETGPRAASTPIETVEAMFEAADHHFPRIETMGAAAIPAVLGRAAGMDDPATRALAERWLRAYAADAARLPLAVIQPAAEASGHDPAALLHLGQGDVALVLRRLATLPRQTMTGEGAPPFGLAVCDAAGALIFRRRLTAFSIPRFGAGCPLWPLYRALSRPGQPEAALIEMPQGARFRAWAVSQPVAPAGFGAVPVMQAVMLVAPAPPGTAGDAIAAGPGCHLCPRRDCPARR
- a CDS encoding response regulator transcription factor, translated to MGGRILLIEDEGNILEAITFILSRAGWDVQGHGNGATAFDAVRRIIPDIVVLDVMLPGRSGLDILRDLRADPRTEHLPVLMLTARGQARDRDTALELGASAYLTKPFSNADLVATIEQLAAGALDRARGAG
- a CDS encoding ABC transporter substrate-binding protein; protein product: MKKTLIPAIALGLAATTAQAQDEVRLQLQWVTQSQFAGYYVALENGYYEEENLDVTILPGGPDIAPPQVLAGGGADAMLNWMPSALAARERGLPVVNIAQPFVRSGLMLSCWADAGIAEPADLAGHTVAHWFFGNEYPFMGWMNQLGIPVDGSENGVTLLQAGFNVDPLLQRQADCISTMTYNEYWQIIDAGVSPEELVTFRYSDYGVDTLEDGIWVLEENLDDPAFFDKMVRFVRASMRGWEWAAANPTEAAMIVLDYDETGAQTEQHQLRMMGEVALLVEGGNGTLDVESYERTVRTLLEGGDAVITTEPMGAWTHAVTEAALGN